DNA sequence from the Siniperca chuatsi isolate FFG_IHB_CAS linkage group LG3, ASM2008510v1, whole genome shotgun sequence genome:
CTCTTTGTCTGAGACTGAGACAAGACAAGATTCCGAGATGAGACCGAGACCTTCAAAAAGTGGTCTCGAGACCAAGACGGATCTCAAGTACTACAACTATTGATACTACAAAGTAAACTGTCAGAATACAGAGGAATCACATGGGAAGATCAACTTCCTTCCCTCTTTTCCTGTGTTGTGGGCTTTTGGAGATATAAGGAGGAAGTGTACATGAAGTTTTAATCCCAGtaacaaatctttttttgtcactACTGCCTATAAGAGTACTAACAAAATGAATTCTGTTAAATTCAAGTTTgaactattgtttttttttacattttatttcatgtggacTATTATATGGACTGTAGCGCTTTGAGTGATCAGAAgttagaaaggcgctatacaagtacagtccattttacatttaccatgtcaaaattgtaataaatGACTTGTGTGACCCTGCAACTACTTGTCAGGGGagagaaacactttttttttttttacagataaaCATTCACAGAAAGGataaatcaatacaaaaaagCAATCTCCTGATTGCTGTGATGAAGGTCCAGTATCAGAGAGCTTGGTCTTATTATTAGATACTTGCACTGGACCCAAGTGTGCAGACCCTTCATTTCTCCGTGTTTGAGGTTTTCAGCCTTCCTTCATCTTAGCATTGTTTGGTGATATTCAGCATATTGAATATCAAAAAAAAGGGCTATATTTAGACCAACAATATCAGTACTCACCTGTACAGAGACTAGTTCCTGTCTGTAACATTGCCAACAGGTGTTGTGCCAACAGGTGTTGTGCCAACAGGTGTTGTGTCAAGATGTCAACTAGAGGTCGaccaatatgtttttttcagggCCGATACAGATTATTAGTAATCAAGAGACAGAAAACCAATATTTGGAACAGATATACATTtgcagtaaaaatgaaaatcttaGTGTCAAAATTTAGAATAACAAAAATTCCAACACAAAACTTTGTTTAAATGCCTTTAAGCATATAGTTaataaaatgctgcaaaagcattatctttaaaaaaaaaaaagtgcagggAGCtcccagcagcagagagagagagagagttaaaatAGACACATGAAATACATATGCTTAAATTATTACAGCACAAATCTGGTTCATTTATTACAGCCAACAGCTTTGGAAAGCCTTTCAGTTGGTTTCAGTTGTTCACAGAACAGAGTgagttttatttacagtgtcATTAAATAGAAAGTCCAACTTAAAGAGGAAACAGCTGCACTGTTGTCaaacatgatttaaaaacaagctGCAGCCGTTTCCTCTTCAAGTTGGACTTTCTGTTTAATgacactgtaaataaaactcACTCTGTTCTGTGATAAACTCATTGATCAGTCTGGTGTCATCCAACAaaccagccaatcagcagccagAAGTCCTCCACCTGCTGGGATGAAGAGAGAGGATGGTCAAACTGGGACCTGCTGACCTCACAGTGCTTTCAGggctgtttccatgacaaccacgtcctcctgtctgtcagagACGAGGGTCTGGTGGAGGTCTGAAAGAGATCTGGTGGTCTGGAGGAGTTATTCAAAGATCAGAGTCAGAAacacttcattgatccccgaggggaaactcttgttccagctgctcgctgtcagtcagtgcacacaggaacagaagcactgagcaaaacatATAATCCACTATaacacaggtcagaaaatacattaggtaccaagtgggtgtgagtataaaataaaataagtgtgaagtacaaagtggatttacaggttgataagtatgcacggtataataatacagtgtaataatataagtaatagtacaataatgagtactgtcaagttgagAGCAGACTAATATTCAGAGctataacccccccccccccgagcaCACATTTAAATCATGGAAAAAGTTGCATGACAACGAACAAATTACGcttttgaacagagcagaaatattcaGAAGTTTCATTTTCTATCATAcaaattaaatagaaatatactgtatgtgtgtagagctgtgtaattatttattaaccatactatttcattagcagggtgttatttttgttacaattatagttattcttgacatcccactttttaaccatcaatatgacagaatatttcaatgtattgcagaagaatcttgcatatttatttcttgcaacaaataagaatgtaactgaggcagtgaccagcagaagtggttcTAAATGAAGAGCCGGCTCTGggaaaggaacggagccataagatcccATCACTAAGCTCCAGTCTGCCAATGTGTTCCTCTTTGCCCGcgttattttttttctcactcgTTTTGCATTAAGTCCCaccctactgtgctgtgattggctagcttGTTACTTTGACGCGTCCTTGTGATTTGATGCTAGCACCACCGGTTCTCCTGCCAGATTTTCGGATAGTCCTGCTAGCAACACTACTGGTGTtgacaataatgtaataataatacaaatatattttaaatccttaCATCTACAGAGGGGATGCAACTCAATTTAACTCAATTTAACTTATGCAATTTGACCGCTTGTTCATGTAACATTTGCTTGTCAGCAAATCATGTTTTCATAACCATAACTTTATTCAATGAACATATTACACTCAATCTTGAACCATGTGTTGCcgtcaagaaaaacaaaaataacatttgttattttatctagGGAAAAGGCTATACTTGTTATCTTAACGTGTGCCCCTCAGAAGTATTAGTGTCAGTGCAGTAAATTAACTAATCCGATCTTTCCTATTTCATAATAAAGACCAACTAGGAAATGAATGCAGTACGTCACAGGCGAGGGAGCAGCTAGGATCTCTACCATCCCAGGGCTACAGCTGCGCTCacagctagcatccaatcacaaggatGCTTcgagccaatcacagcacagtagagCAGGTGGGGGAAAAATAACGCTCTTCGCCCGTCTGTGTCACAGTAGCCTTCAGTGTTAGGCTATTACTCGTGACCTGTAACCAATCAGATAGTGCTGTGGGCGGGACTTTGAGCGAGACTACAGAGCGGTGACTACAGACAGCTTTCAGTGCAGCAGAAATTCATGGTTAAACTTCCACATAGCTCTCTACTCTTCTTTGCTCAGCttcttgttgtttcttttccctccttcttccccctctctccttcaccttccctcctctttctcctcctgccTCTTCCAGTTAAGTCGAGGGGAGAGTGTTGGCAGTGCCAgggactcctcctcctccacctcctccctcctccaggCCAGCCAGCAGCCTGGTTTCCGCTCCCAGCCCAGCCTGGACAGGAGGGACACTTCATCTGACAGAgtgggagggggaggaggtggggagaggagggagggaggaagagaggtggGAGGAGGGGGTATCCCAGGCTACTCCCTTGGCGGACGATCGTATCCCTCCTTCTCCGACCCCACCGTCCTGTCAGGAGTGGCGTCTCGATCTTCCAGCTCCACGCACACCTCAGCAGGCGCTGCCCATGTGTCCGATGCAACCGCCACCTCAGCCAGCTTCAAGAGCTTAGCCAATCAGACACCCCCACCTCACCACCCGTCACGCAATGGAAGCCTGTCATATGACAGCTTACTGGCAGGTGGTGACGATTTCGACAAAGGAGTGGCAGCGGGTTCAGCGGCCCCTGAGGTTTCCTCTGGGAGACCCTGCACGCCGGCAGCAGGCGGCTACAGCTCCCCTTTCCTGTTGTCACAACAGAGAGTTGCTGAGATGCACTCCCAGTCCTCCCAGTCGCCCCTTCACCACCACCGCgcctcccaccaccaccaccaccaccaccccttCCTCCatcgctcctcctcctccacgtCCTCCTCCCCGCCACCTCTTCCAGAGAGGGAGCACCTGCTGGGCGAGCTCCACCCCGGCGTTCTCCCCGCCTGCCAATCAGGcctctgctccccctcctcctctgccccgCCTCCccacaccaccatcaccaccaccatcaccaccaccactcccatcaccaccaccactcctcctcctcttcctctaccTCCCGCCCTCCCCGCTTCGCTGCCCCTCACGCACCACCCCATCATGCTTATCCCTTCCGCACCCGCTCCACTGACACCCCTGGgggctcctcctccacctccacaacCCACCCTCCCCGCTCCCCGCACCCTCCACCTCTGGGCAAGTCGCTCTCTTACTCGAGTGCTGCCGCCGCCGAAATGCAGTACCGGCTGGTCCGAAAGGCCTCCGCATCAGCCGGAGCGAATGCGGCGGgggtaggaggaggaggaagtggagggatgggaggaggaggaggaatacaAGCGCCGAAGTGAGTATGAGTTTCGCCTTTTGTCAGGACGATTGGTTTGCTGCTAAccctgaaaaaaaacccacctgCTCGCCTGAAAACCTGACTACCTGATTgactgctcctcctcttcccttctcacctcctcctcctcctgccagATTTCCTGTGAGTTCCTCCTTCTTTTTCCCTTTGCTTGTCTTCCATTTGTCTGCGAGGTTTCTCACTGTTTCTATGTCTGGTGTTGCTGTGATctgcctgtttgtttttgtcctctgCATTGTCACCACCTTCTGTTTGGTGAGTTAGTACCATGTGCCCATATAAAAGGTTCTGTTAACCGTAGCCGTTCAACATAATACAGCAGTGTAATAGAAACAAGAATAGAGAAAGGGAGGAGTTAATGATATCATACTCAGCAGGCAAGTTTagtattagattattattaagTAATTATGAATTAAGATGTACAAAAACTAATTcagtaacagtagcagcagtagcactTACAGTAAAGTGAgtgaaaacatgaacatttttccATCTTCTCAAACATAATATGACGTAGCTGATGATATTGGGGAAACCTTTCAGCTCGGACGCTGTTGTTCTGTTATATTTGAGCACAGATGCAtggaattgtgtgtgtttcttcccAGGAATGAACAACAGTACCAGATCCAGCATTTCTGCATTGTAGTTTAGTATCAGATTAGTTCTCTCCTTTAGTGACACTGAGGCATGACGACGGATTAGACTGTTTCATCTTCTGACGTGTTgacgtgtgtgtttctgtcctgtCCCAGCCTGTTGCTTTTCCGTCCtgctcattgtttgtttgttgtggaGTAACCCATGCAGCTACTCCACAACTGCATGGGTTTAGTTTTACTACTGCTGCTTCTTTGACAACAGTATCTTCATTGTGACCTTGACGACTAAAGGAAATGGAACTCTGTTTAGAGTCTGAATGTTGGATGTATTGTAGTTCACAGATTAACCAACTATTATAAgggtgtatatgagtgtgtgtatatatatatactcttgaaattttgacctttttCTACATTTCTTCAAACACCCAAGCCCAAGTCTGTAATTAGTGTGGTAGCTCCCTTAAATCCACACGTTCCAATTAGCAGCCGTGGCCGTTGTAGTAAGAGTGTACGTACATGCAGACTGCGATCCCGTGTAACGTGATGGCTGGGTGGGAAGTCAGCTGTAGGCCAACTGCGAAAAGtattttaaagctgaaacaaagGGTGCTTTCACTCCTAACTTGTTTGGTTCGGTTAAAACTAACCCTAGTGGCTAGGGCTGCACGATACATCGTTTCAGCATTGACGTGgcgatgtgtgcatgtgcaataGTCACACTGCAGGACACGCAATGTCAAGTAAGGCAAATTAACTCAAACACGTCATGCTACCACTTTTTTGCTGTTTGATACAAAAGGAAATCTTGCAAGGTTCTCATTTTCCATGACTGATCTACAAGAAGTCCGTCTGGTATTACATGATTTATCCCATTTTACAGGCCTTTTTATCATCCAACACGCAGATTCAGAACCAGAAacacttcattgatccccgaggggaaactcttgttccagctgctcgctgtcagtcagtgcacacaggaacagaagcactgagcaaaacatATAATCCACTATaacacaggtcagaaaatacattaggtaccaagtgggtgtgagtataaaataaaataagtgtgaagtacaaagtgggtttacaggttgataagtatgcacggtataatacaatgtaataatataagtaatagtgcaataatgagtactgtcaagttaagtgcagcttattaagatgatcatgagacggaggatattgcacagcagtaatagaagtatgaataaatatcagtaatagggaattttaaactgaaacagagtatattgcacagcagtattaacacagaatattgcacaattattcaagtatggcagagatgttaatgatcagtgtccagtttaatgacttcgggtcatacagactgacacttagtgggaggagttaaagagtttgatggccacaggcaggaatgacttcctgtggcgctctgtggtgcattgtggggggatgagtcttccgctgaggGCTGGACTTATAATGAAGAATTCTGGTGCAGACCAAACAGCTGCTTGGAAGCGGATCGATATGGCCTGAAAGGGAGCAGATTCTGGTGCGGTCCACAAGACTTTTGATAGTTTGCCAGATTTAGATGTGTGATTTTAGCATGCTGCtttcaaaagctaaactactaTTAAACCCATGATGCAGCACCCTGATCAATCCGACAGTCAGAAGCAGTTAAAACTGCGGTGTGTGCAGCTTGTATGCTACTGTGTTCTTTCACCACGTCCGTCTCAGAAATGTGCACTAATGATTAATTATATCATTAGGtataattatattaaattgTTATATACTCGTGGGAAGTAGTGGTACTGAAAGAAATATTatctgttaataaaaaaataataatgatgataagtAAAACTCTAGGCCATATCATCCCTTCTGGCTTTCCATCATACTGTTATACTTTGGTTGGTTTGATCGTGAAACAGGTATTAAAGTCAAACAcactctcctctcacctgtagctgTTTCTCCATCTGGATCGGTTTGGAGCGATGTcagccttttttgaatataatgggaccatatggcactcggcttaaAAAagctacatttgaaaaactcaacagagTCTGGTTCCAGAAATCAGGCCCCGGGTactgaagataatccacagagcTTGCTGCGAGCCGCTTCATGTAGGAACTGTTTTCTTTGTACCGATGCTCCTACACTAACGTGGCgaaccctgcagaaaccctgcTACCGAGGAGCATTTGCATGCAGCGTGACCTGCCGTCACACGTGGCAgtctgtttgactgacaggtgacGCTGTCCAGGGCCAGAACTGAAAGGCAGCAATGTATCATTTTGTCTCCAGGTTCAGACCAAATGCActgaactacaggtgtgaaagctCCTTAAGTGTAGTTTATGTCTCGGGTATTGTAGGAGTGAGCCAGAATCCTGATAGTTCAGTCACTGAGATGTCCATCCCTTCTGCAGATGAACTCTGGGCTTCTGTCCTAAACCGTCACACTGACCgtcctttttgtctttgtgtttttctaaaatCAGGGATGAGCTGATCCAGATGAAACTGCTCAGTCGGACCAACGGCGGCAAACCcttttcctccacctccacctcttgCTCcgccccctcctctccctctcacccAGTCAGCGTGTCCGCCCGGCCCGGAGTGGCCTATCCCAGCTCGGCATTGATGCAGAGTCCCGCCCATAAGCCCCAGGGTGGCGGGGTGAAGAAGGTGACGGGCGTCGGAGGCACCACCTACGAGATTTCAGTCTGAGTGGCAGCCAGCCTCCAGCTCAAGGACCAATAAGACGAAGAGGAAATACTGCTGTCTCTTTCATAATGCAAGAAACCACTGACCGGCTGTAGACCTGGACATCCGAGGATGAGTTGAGCCATTTTGTCCAGGTCTCACTCCTCACTGGCTCGGTGACCGTGGAGCTGAACTGTACCGGCTGTCCTGCCTCCAGACATCCACCTCAGTAACTCTGCTGGCAAAAGGAGAGAAGACCTGGACTGATGTAAGCGAGGA
Encoded proteins:
- the zdhhc5a gene encoding LOW QUALITY PROTEIN: palmitoyltransferase ZDHHC5-A (The sequence of the model RefSeq protein was modified relative to this genomic sequence to represent the inferred CDS: inserted 1 base in 1 codon), which gives rise to MPGGSSKSGGRGPSSSPLPHAVVPPSRPLRPSRYVPVSAATFFLVGSTTLFFCFTCPWLSERFSVAVPIYNGVIFLFVLANFCMATFMDPGIFPRAEEDEDKEDDFRAPLYKTVEIRGIQVRMKWCSTCRFYRPPRCSHCSVCDNCVEDFDHHCPWVNNCIGRRNYRYFFLFLLSLTAHIMAVFGFGLLFILYHRQNIDRLHAIVTLAVMCVAGLFFIPVAGLTGFHIVLVARGRTTNEQVTGKFRGGVNPFTNGCWKNVSHVLCSSLAPRYLGRKKCVQSVCVQPPFLRPQLTEAQLAAKILDNGIQGDLHRSKSSLEMMESQSCDAEPPPPPKPELRYPGITRGNTEECSLLNKAPPTPTMYKYRPTYSPSKNHTALTHAYANQLSRGESVGSARDSSSSTSSLLQASQQPGFRSQPSLDRRDTSSDRVGGGGGGERREGGREVGGGGIPGYSLGGRSYPSFSDPTVLSGVASRSSSSTHTSAGAAHVSDATATSASFKSLANQTPPPHHPSRNGSLSYDSLLAGGDDFDKGVAAGSAAPEVSSGRPCTPAAGGYSSPFLLSQQRVAEMHSQSSQSPLHHHRASHHHHHHHPFLHRSSSSTSSSPPPLPEREHLLGELHPGVLPACQSGLCSPSSSAPXSPHHHHHHHHHHHSHHHHHSSSSSSTSRPPRFAAPHAPPHHAYPFRTRSTDTPGGSSSTSTTHPPRSPHPPPLGKSLSYSSAAAAEMQYRLVRKASASAGANAAGVGGGGSGGMGGGGGIQAPKDELIQMKLLSRTNGGKPFSSTSTSCSAPSSPSHPVSVSARPGVAYPSSALMQSPAHKPQGGGVKKVTGVGGTTYEISV